In Chitinophaga oryzae, the sequence CTGGCTAAAAAATACTACCGTAACCTTACCGATATGATGGTGGAAACCATCAAGCTGCTTACCATGAGCAAAAAGCAGCTGCAGAAGCGTTTTATCTGCGACCTAACGGTGCTGCATGAGTTATACGCCAAAGGCAAGAGCTGCCAGTTGCACCTCGGGCACAATTTCAACTGGGAATGGGCCAACCTCTTCTGCATGCAGGGCGTGGCTTTCCCTTTCCTCGTGGTATACATGCCGCTCAGCAGTAAACCGGCCGACCGCATGTTCCGCCACTTCCGGGAAAAATTCGGCTCCATACTGATCCCCGCCAATGACATGGCCAACAGTATGAAGCCCTGGCTCGAAAAACAATACCTGATTGCGCTGGTGGCAGATCAGAACCCGGGCAATCCCAGGAGCTGCCTGTGGTACCCGTTCCTTAACAAGATGACGCCTTTC encodes:
- a CDS encoding lysophospholipid acyltransferase family protein yields the protein MYYLLLVFCYGISLLPFPVLYFISDILYALVYYVFGYRKQVVLANMKQAFPDKSPEEINRLAKKYYRNLTDMMVETIKLLTMSKKQLQKRFICDLTVLHELYAKGKSCQLHLGHNFNWEWANLFCMQGVAFPFLVVYMPLSSKPADRMFRHFREKFGSILIPANDMANSMKPWLEKQYLIALVADQNPGNPRSCLWYPFLNKMTPFYKGPEMAARRNDIPVVFVDIRKTKRGYYHATLKLMFEEPQQEPVGKITEAFVQFLEKNIHEQPEVWVWSHRRWKHQYPITN